The Cannabis sativa cultivar Pink pepper isolate KNU-18-1 chromosome 8, ASM2916894v1, whole genome shotgun sequence genomic interval CACCTGTTTCTTCTGTTATTCTAAATGAGCTTCTTCATCAATAATAGCAGTAATTTCTCTCGGGGGGAAAAAAGTGCTAAAAGAAGAACAAACAAAACGAGTATGTTGAATGTTGATGAAATAcagtgaaaaaaattaaatctaagGTAAAGACTTTGACAACAAGAAAGAACTCCTAATTTGTCACATATAGTGTTAAACTTGAAATAAGTCCAAGACAGCTTGATCCATATGTAACCTCTTAAATATTCTTTTACGAAAAATAACCTGCAAAATTCAATTTGATATTCATTTAGTTTGCTTacttagttaattaattatctaaACTCCTTGAGCTCCAAAAAACAACCCTGTAATTGACATTGTAGTGCAATATTGCATGTACTACAAAAATCACGATTgcttaataaagaaaatactcaACTCTACCGAttggttttattttattttcttatctttttcGTCAGATTGTTCAGTTTTAAATTAATGCGAAACCGCATACTAAATCTAAATCATAATATAATGCAATCCCATACATTAATTATTTGGTCCTTTTCATACTTACTAGTTActataatgaagaaaaatggttgaTGTGAAAGTAGGAGGTGAATTAGTATGCGAAGTTGAAAAATGGTGCaggagaaattaaataatttataaaagtagacataaaataataataaaatttctattaaGCCCCTTGTAAGTTGTAAGCACTTGACTTTCGTAGCTAACATTAAAATTAGTCTAAAGAAAAACGCATGCATGATATTTTCTCACCGTAAAAAATCATATGTCGTCTTCGAACAAGAATACGTCaaaaggtttttttttcttcttatcatTTATGAAGCAATAGATTCAGTATGTTGAACTCAAAATTGTCAGCATCATGAGATATTGACTTCAGGCCGTCTCTAACCAATTGGGAGCCTTGgtttaaacaaatataacaggcctttattatttttatgacaAAGTTTAAGTattctttttaattatatatcataaGGGGGTGGTAAAATGAGGTTTGACACACACCAATACGAACAAAACATAATTTTTACGGGTTATAGTTAAGAAAATTAGATGTGAGTTGGAAACGAGTTGACACGATTTGATACAAAATAAAAACGAATCAAATACGACACAACTCGCTTAACGTAAATTTAACAcggttttttaaaataaaataaaataaaaaattagagtaatttgcgtCGTAAATATTTAAGGTTTATGTCGGATAGCAGATAAGTACCTAAATCGTATTTTTGGCAGTAAAATTACCCTCCGTCACTAGTGTGGAACTTCTGTAGGTACCTGGTTGTTAACTGTTAAGATTTTGAATATCTGATTATCATTGTACCATAACCCAATGGATCTCCAAATATGTAtacattaaatcaaaataatcaaaataataaattacttagaaaaagaATATATAACTCTTGATGACTACTAGGGTATCCTCGAACTTCTCGTATGTTGTATCATTTTAGTTGATTAGAAACTCACACCGTAGTCTTCCAAACCGATCCACCACACACAAAGAATAATGTGGGCTATTAAGATTGTTGACATCACTTCTAGCCAGGGACAGTGAGTCAAGATAATAAAGCGATTAGATAAGAgaaataatagaaataaaaaaataataagtaaagAGAACACCAGAATTTCTAGAGGTTCAGCCCGTGAGaatggtaatagcctactctctTTTTGTTTGTACTAACTTGAGAGACAAAAGAATGAAGTATTTGCTGGAacatattttaccatgatctagatttactaacaagtatgttggattatattctataatctaacaccctaaacatgaattcctaaaataatgaaataaacacatataaagtttagaaaatcttacattggtagCTGCGGAAtgttatgactccttccgtccagatctctaactcttgttcttttctgtcgcagagtataacaAAAGATCTGAACGTAGATCCTTCAGGTGTTggaattcttcacaatcttcaacactatgattgagtacttgccTTGATATGagtgggcatgtactctatcactaatggctcgaaattcaatgaagaagaagagggagaagtatttcaaaatacaaaGAAGGAGGTCTCAATTTCTAGTTGTctaacaaagaaagaaaattaggTTATTAGGTTTATGAGAATGAGAGTCATCTTATTCCTTTTATAATATTTCCtctagggtttaggatttaagttatatggaataaaaaaagataaaataatagcaaaacAATGCTTATGTAGCCGACCATAGTTAGTGGACCCCACTAGTTaaaattttgctgttttatttaacaatttatcttttctttcactAATGACATATATTctaatttcaatcctataaatgttaaaactatttatttaataattataattaattatcaaataaaattaccatttaacttatttatcaattagaccctacaaagtctcttaattaataaataaaccctaaaacttcttttcttcacaattaagcccttgcttagtgaaaattcataaataagacatagtctaatttaaaattctaattgattaattaaagccaattaactgagtctacaagccggtattatctcaactagtgcggggactatggggctatataatcaagcttccaataactagttctagaatttattaagaaaattctctatcttattaattcctcctgacTCCATTATAGATtgggaattgcactcttaattattatagaacactctatatgttccaagatatagatacgctattaattatctattatTTCAATCCAAATtgtcaatgatcctctatagatgatctacatcgagtatggacaaatttaccattctaccttttaatgtattttatctttaaaacacttagctacctataaatgatatttcagtaaactaatatgattactaaaatgagtactccaccatttatctctattaagtcaagttgaaggaaatcatcatttcacttctatgcatgtatagaagctatagattttgtatctatgattagcgctctcactcaattgaactaccatgttctcaaTATGTAAGTATCGAGAAAATCCAATTGGTCAACTTTAacgaacaaatcaaagaacacaaataatacaattgaactagaacctaaccatttcaagattgagatcattaaactaAGATCAACtgagtgatattgacttagatagatattacagtaagtttatgatatcttatccaagttaaACATCGGTCCACTCCGATGTATAACAATACATCCAATCTAAGCTTACTtcgccaatgccctggaaatgaGATAAcccttatccaaggtgtaagtaaactacattgatgattatcatatcagtggaAATCCACATTTATTATTATTCCACATGTGACAATCATAAGCAAAATCTAATCCTAGTTAGACTCTGTGTCGGTTGGCTAAATCCACAATCAATAGTACCCTTGTTTCATTCTTCTTAACACTTGGGAAAATTTTACTAAGTGTAGCTATGCTATTGTGGGAGGGCATGTTGAGTGTGCATGCTGAGTGACTCTCGAGCATGCTTGCTGAGTGTGCATGTTGGGTGGCTCTCGAGAATGCTAGCCAAGTGTCTCTCAAGCATGCAAGCCGAGTTACTCTCAAGCATGCTATTCGACTGCGCATGCCTGGTGTCTCTTGAGCATGCTAGTCAAGTGTGCATGCCGAGTGATTCTTGAGCATGCTAGCTGAGTGTGCATGTCGATTGTCTCTCGAGCATGCTAGCCGAGTGTGTATGTCGAGTGACTCTCGAGCATGCTAACTGATTGTGCATGCACGTGCATGGTCGAGTGACTTCATGATGTGCATGCCGAGTGACTTCGCTTTGTGCATGGCGAGTGACTTCACTTTGTGCATGCTAAGTGACTTTACTTTGTGCATGCCGAGTGACTCTCTCCAATGTGTGCATGCCGAGTGACTCTCTCCAATGTGTGCATGCCGAGTGAGTTTCCGTCATGTGCATGCTGGGTGAATTTCCACCATGAGCATGCCAAATTACTTCAGTGCATTCGGAGGAGCAAATACAACTAAGCCTTCGGAGCGACATTCTAGACATGTCCCTGTTGATCTCCCGACTAGCAGTTGGCTGATCTCGAGAGTTAACAATGCTAATGTTCGAAATTAACATTAATAGAtgtctaaattacaaaattaattatcaccataaatacttgattttttttttatattgattcagtttctcatttttttagtcttatttttgtataaataaaaattcaccCTATTAGAATAAAAGAGTTAAAAAATTTTCATTTACGTTTTCACTCTTGATCtttatcttcttcttttcttatatattttatattattcataataattttataacattttaaaaatttataaggaAACCAAGAAATTTCATGAAAGGAAGCAACTTCTTTTTTGCTTCCGCTCCATACTGAGAATGGCTAATGGCTATCTATGAGAAACTAGAGAATATGATGTGACAGAGTTTGATAATACTTCTCGCGTTTCGGTTTGTTTCTTTTATCatgagtaaatatataaatgatattagtattaaaaaaatttgagttaaaaaaaaatttaagaacaAAAATTGAGTttcacttaaatattttatttatatacatatttttttatatattgtaaaaaaaaaatattttaaaattaagtaattaaattaattataaaaatttaaatgtctcttttaatatttgttattagattaaaatttaatagtttaatattttaaaattaatatttatagttaaattaattTAGTAAGAAGAGTTGAAAATTCTAATTAAGAAATGTTCATGTATTTCATTTATAATCTTCCTTTCAAAGGATTCTGTCTACGAACTGTTTTTGTTTTTGACTTAACCTTTTCATGGGTGGTTGATAAAGGCTACTGACTACTGATATTCTAATTTggtaaaagattttttttcccTCTTTCTATTAAGGCATGTTTGTCTTCTGATGATTCACCAGTTTTATGAACTTGGAGTTAGTCTCAGGTCTTATATACTGATCCCTCTCTTTTCATTTTTCCTTATCTTTCTTTTACTTTCAAAAATTAGTGGAGAGTCTTCTTTACAGGATCTTTCTGATATTGTTTTGTTGAGTACTACTTCACCAACTGGGAATTTTCACAAAGTGCACTAAAATATGTATGTGGTGGAGAGCAAAGGAGGTGCCATAGCTTGCATGCTTCTAGCTCTCCTCTTCTTAGGGACATGGCCTGCTATCTTGACCCTTCTAGAGAGAAGAGGCAAGTTGCCTCAACACACCTATCTTGATTATTCAATCACTAATCTCTTGGCTGCTGTAATTATAGCATTTACATTTGGTGAAATTGGAAACAGCACACCTGAGATGCCCAACTTTCTAATTCAGCTCTCTCAGGTGAGTTTCCCATGTACATATTTATGACATTTAGTTATGAATCATGTAACTGCTTCTGATTCATATACGCTTATTGATGTAGGAAAATTGGCCCTCTGTGTTATTTGCAATGTTAGGAGGAGTGGTCCTTAGCCTGGGAAATCTCTCAACTCAGTATGCTTGGGCTTTTGTTGGTTTGTCTGTTACAGAAGTGATCACTTCAAGCATAACAGTTGTTATAGGTTCCCTCACTCTTTTATCAGACAGCCTTGAAATAGTGACGTTTGTTTTTGTTGACACCTCTTTCACTTTATCAGCTATATACTGAAAAATGGTTTCTGCTTTTGATTTTGGTGGCAACAACAGGAACAACCATGAACTACTTTTTAGACGACCAAATTAACAGAGCTGAGATCCTTTTCCCCGGCGTTGGATGCTTCTTGATTGCAGTTTGTCTTGCATCTGCTGTTCACTCATCCAATGCAGCTGATAATGAAGCAAAGCTTGGAAGTTTGTCATCTGATCAGAAGGAAGGGTATGTTGCTCCAAGAACAGCATCAATATTATAGGGTGGCTGTGGTCCAatttatatgtaaatatttttatggtgAGCCTGAGAAACCAGAAAATATAGGTGACTCTACAAAAGATGGTGCTAtgcaaattaataaatatttggaAAGCCAATAAAACTCACTGAAAAGAGAAATATTATACGTGTTGCAAAAACAATAACTGCGGAATAGTAGAATTgtgtatattttgttttttctatTATAGAGTATAGGCTGATGCTTTCCTAAATTTAATACTTTTGACAGAAATTTACAGATGTCAACATTGCAAGATAAGGGTAAGAATTACAGTGGAGCTCTaatgtgatttatatttataaactggTAGTAGttattgactttttttttttgtcaacaCTGGACATCAGTTGGGTCAGAAGATCTAGAAGATGGCAGTG includes:
- the LOC115699165 gene encoding ureide permease 1 produces the protein MYVVESKGGAIACMLLALLFLGTWPAILTLLERRGKLPQHTYLDYSITNLLAAVIIAFTFGEIGNSTPEMPNFLIQLSQENWPSVLFAMLGGVVLSLGNLSTQYAWAFVGLSVTEVITSSITVVIGTTMNYFLDDQINRAEILFPGVGCFLIAVCLASAVHSSNAADNEAKLGSLSSDQKEGNLQMSTLQDKVGSEDLEDGSVSSEKAKVGTAEFLMQLERKRSIKVFGRNTSIGLAICFFAGVCFSLFSPAFNLATNDQWHTLKDRVPHLVVYTAFFYFSVSCFVIAIILNITFLYYPVLDLPRSSFKAYVNDWNGRGWALLAGLLCGFGNGLQFMGGQAAGYAAADAVQALPLVSTFWGILLFGEYRKSSRRTYILLLSMLFMFIAAVAVLMASSGHRK